Within the Duncaniella freteri genome, the region GCCCCACGACTGTTCGGCAAATGGGCTGCCTTCAGTCCCATAGATGGTTTCGCCGTTGACACTCAGCCATTCTCCCATATCCTTAAGTCGATCAAGAGCTGTTGCTGGAAGTTCGCCGTTAGGCTGCGGACCGATATTGAGTAGCAGATTGGCTCCGAGTCCGGCTGTCTTTACAAGGAAACGGATCAGTTCGGTAGTGCTTTTATAATTTGTGTCGATTACTTTGTAGCCCCACATGCCGTTCATGGTCTGGCATGTCTCAAGCGGAAGCCGGCTTATTTCCTGTCCGGACAGACCTGCTGTATTCTCTCCTGGAGCATCTCTCTCGAATATCTGTATATCTTCACCTTCGAATGGGGTGATATGATGGTTGTTTCCTACAAGGCATGCCGGTTGCAGGCGATGTATCATCTCGTACTGAGGTCCGAGTTGCCAGTCGAAAGGCACTGTGTCCTGATCGTGGTCCCATACTCCGTCAAACCATATGGCACGTATAGGTCCGTAATTTGTAAGAAGCTCTGTGAGCTGGGCATTCATGAACTTGTAGTAATTGTCCCAGTCGGAGTAAGTTGAGTCGCGTCCGGTGCTGAGCCCGGTGCGCCCACGCGGATAGTCGGGGCGAGTCCAGTCGATGTGAGAGTAGTAGAGATGAAGTTTGAGGTCCTCTTTCTGGCAAGCCTCTGACAGCTCCTTTACGATATCACGTTTGAAAGGGGTGGACTTTACTATATTATAGTCGCTTTGCTTTGTGTCCCACATGGAGAATCCGTCGTGGTGCCGTGATGTGAAGCAGATATATTTTGCTCCCGAACCTTTGATGGCGCGGGCCCATTCTTCGGCATTGAAGTCAATAGGGTAGAACCCTTTGGCGGCTTTGGCGTATTCGTCGGCCTTTACGCCGTAGTTGAGATACCATTCCCCTTGACCGAACATGCTGTATATGCCCCAGTGGATGAATATGCCGAAGCGGTCGGCCGAAAATTCTTTTTGAGAACGCTTTACCTCTTCGGACGGTATGTATTTGTCGGCGGCATATGCCGTAGTGGCTGATAATGCCAATGCGGCAAGAGCTGAGAATAAAATTTTTTTCATTTGGATATACTACTGGTGCGATAAAAATCGCGTTAGTTTAAAAATCATCAAATAAAGAGAGTTCTTTGACATTTTGGTCTGAATTGGTTGATGGGTCTTGTTTGGTCATAAGCCATCGCAGGTCGACACGCTCCAAGGCAGAGATTCTGATCAAGGTCGCCACCTCGGTAATAGAATAGCAGCTGTTATAATTGGCTTTTATTCTTGCTACCGTCAGATAGGCTATGATGGCAGTCCAAATGTGGACTTTAACGGCATTTTCGGAGAATCCCCAAAGATTCTTGACGACGATGTTCTGCTTAATCCACTTGAAGAAAACCTCTATATCCCAACGGTGACGATAAAGATTGGTGATTTCCAATGCGCTGACTTCAAAGTTATTGGATATGAAATCAACAATGGCATCATTGTCCATGTCATATACTCTTACGAATCTCATATCCTCAGGATAGAGCTTGCAGGACTTGTATCCGGTGACACGAATCCGAGAGTCTTCTATGATACTTGGGGTCGTATCGGGGATAGCCAACTGCTCTATGGTTGTGAACTTCATGTTCTCTTTTGGGCGTGACACCCAGAATGCCTGCGACTGATGGAATTTGAACAGTGCCTTGAAGTCAACATACGCCTTGTCCATTACATAAAAAGCGAATGGTTCCGGTGTGAGCATGTCGAGTTCGTTACTGTCATGCCATTTACCATCAGTGATATGGATGTTGGTGGGTATACTTCCTCGTAAATCAAGCAAAGTATGCATTTTAACTGCCCCCTTGCTGTATTTGCCCAACGCCCACGCTGCGAGTTTTATGCTTGTGGATATGGTCGTGGAGTCCAACGCATAAATTACGTTGTCTATGGTTATCTCTGAGAGTTGAACCTTTGAATACATTGGTCTAACCAATCCGATAAGATAAAACCCAAGTCCCTCAAAAATACGATAATCCCTGCTTTCGTTTGCGCGAGACAATGATGTATGGTTCACTGTGTTGCGAAAACCGAGGTGATATAGGATTTTCGAGTGGGCTTCCAAACATAGACAAATGTCTCTAAGTGAATCACACCCTGTCAATTGACCAAAGAGCAGATGAAGGAGGTGGTTGTAACTGGTGAGATTCTTTACATGCCAATCGCCTTTATATTGCTTTACCAGCTTATCGAACCAGTAGCGCGGTATAAACTCGATGACTTGGGAGAACACGAACTTTCCTTGATTCATAATCTTGATGCTTCTGAACAACAAGACTAATAAACCAAATTCAAATCAAAAAATCAATGTACTCTTGTATTTGACTAAATACTAATATATTAATCACAGTGGTTGGATTTTTATCGCACCACTACTAATTTGGATATAAGAGATAAGATTTGTTATTGTCTCGGATTAAGGCACTGTTGTGGTGTTAGGTGTGCGGTCTTCACCATGCTGCCGCTGCTGCACCGAGCACTGCCGCATCATTGTGTGGAAGCTGTGATGTGGTGATCTCAACCTGGTCTTTATATATGTAAAGTATATGCTTTGCGAGAGATTCTCGTATGGGGTTTATCAGATGGTCGCCTGCTTTGGTTACACCTCCGAAGAACACTATTGCCTGAGGGGATGAATAGGCACAGAAATTGGCGCAAGCTTCTCCGAGAATCTCACCTGTATATTTGAGCACACGTATGGCAAGCTGATCACCGTTGGCGGCCGCATTGCCTATATCTGCCGAGCATAGGTCCTTTGGAGGGATTTCACTCAGTACGGATTTCATGTCGGGGAATTCTGCGATCATTTCGATGGCAGTATGCACTATCCCTCTGGCGGATGCATAAGTCTCAAGGCATCCTTTGCGCCCGCAGCTGCATTGGCGTCCTCCGGGACGTATGATGGTGTGACCAAGTTCTCCAGCGAGTCCGCGGTGTCCGTGCACGAGATGTCCGTCACTGACAATGCCGCTCCCGATTCCGGTTCCGAGAGTAAGGATTATGAAGTCTGACAGACCTCTTCCTGCACCGTATATCTGTTCGCCTATAGCTGCCGCGTTAGCGTCGTTGGTGGCTGATACAGGGAGTCCGGTGGCACTTTCCATCATCTCTTTGAGCGGGATGGGTGATGGCCATGGAAGATCTACAGCTCCCTCGATCACTCCAGTATTGTGATTTACTGCCGGTGCTCCGATGCCTATGCCTTCGATCTGTCCTTCCAGGCCGTTGGCTGAAATCTGTTCAGTGACAGCTTTGGCGAGTGATGAGATATAGTCGGACAATTCAGGATATTCGCCTGTCATTATCTTGTCGCAGGCTACGATGTGTCCGTCTGTATCCACGATGCCGAATACGGTGTGGGTGCCGCCTATATCTATGCCCACTACGTAACGTTTTGCCATTGTTGTGAAATGAAGATTGGTAAATAACCCTCAAATTTAACAAAACTGAATGAACTAACCAAATTCGGGACGAATTCTTGTTGTTTTGTGCAATTATGTTTTAAAACACATGGCAAAAGTGATAGATTGTAGAAAAATATCACTAATTTGCGGACGCTTTAATTATTTGCTTAAAGCATATTCTTTAATTATTATTTACCACAACGACATCTCAGGAGAATATGAAAGTCTATCAAACCAACGAGATTAAAAACATTGCCCTTCTCGGAAGCAAGGGCTCGGGTAAAACCACGCTCGCTGAAGCTATGCTTTACGAGTGTGGAGTGATAAAACGTCGTGGCACCGTTGAAGCGGGCAACACCGTATCCGATTCTTTCCCGGTTGAGAAGGAATATGGCTATTCGGTATTCTCTACTGTGTTCTATGCTGAATTTCTCGGCAAGAAACTCAATGTGATTGACTGCCCTGGAGCCGATGACTTCGTGGGTAACGCCATCACAGCTCTTAACGTCACAGACACCGGTGTCATTCTCATTAATGCCCAATATGGTGTGGAGGTGGGCACACAGAATATATTCCGCACAACTCAGAAACTCAAGAAACCTGTGATATTCGCTCTCAATCAGCTTGATGGTGAGAAAGCGGATTATGAAAACGTGATCGAAGAGATGCGTGAGCATTTCGGCAATAAGGTCGTGACTGTGCAGTATCCGATTCAGTGCGGAGCCGGCTTCAATGCTATGATCGACGTTCTGCTTATGAAAAAATACTCCTGGGGTCCTGACGGCGGTGTCCCCACTATAGAGGAGATCCCTGCCGATCAGATGGAGCATGCCCGTGAACTTCATCAGGCTCTTGTCGAGGCTGCTGCCGAGAATGACGAGACCCTGATGGATAAGTTCTTTGAAGAGGGACATCTTACCGAGGATGAGATGCGTGCAGGCATCCGTAAAGGTCTTGTGGACCGTTCGATCTACCCTGTGTTCTGCGTAAGTGCAGCTAAGGACATGGGTGTGAGGCGTATGATGGAATTCCTTGGCAATGTGGTGCCTTTTGTCAATGATATGCCTGCTCCGGTAACTACAGACAATGTCGAGGTCAAGCCTGACAGCAATGCACCTCTTTCATTATATTTCTTCAAGACGACTGTGGAGCCTCATATCGGTGAGGTCAGCTATTTCAAGGTGATGTCGGGTACGCTTACTCCAGGTGTCGATCTTGACAACGTGACACGAGGCTCGAAAGAACGTATCGCGCAGCTCTATTGTGTGTGCGGAGGCATTAAGTCTCAGGTGGATAAGCTCTGTGCCGGCGACATCGGAGCTACGGTCAAGCTTAAGGATGTGCGCACCGGCAACACTCTTGATGCCAAGGATTGCGATTATCGTTTCGATTTCATCCGTTATCCCGAACCTAAGTATCGCCGGGCTATCCGTCCTGTCACTGAAAGTGATGCCGAGAAACTGATGACTATTCTTACCCGTATGCATGAAGAGGATCCCACATGGGTTGTCGAGCAGAGTAAGGAACTGAAACAGACTATTCTTTCAGGTCAGGGCGAGTTCCATCTGCGCACTCTCAAGTGGCGTGTGGAGAACAACGATAAGCTCCCGATCATGTTTGAGGAGCCGCGCATACCTTATCGTGAGACCATCACCAAGGCAGCACGTGCCGACTATCGTCACAAGAAGCAGAGCGGTGGTGCAGGTCAGTTTGGTGAAGTACATCTCATCATTGAGCCTTATACAGAGGGAATGCCTGCTCCTGACACATATAAGTTCGGCAGTCAGGAATTCAAGATGAGTGTACGTGACACTCAGGAGATACCTCTGTCATGGGGTGGCAAACTTGTGGTCCACAACTGTATTGTTGGTGGTGCCATTGATGCCCGGTTTATTCCTGCCATAGTCAAGGGGCTTATGGACCGTATGGAACAGGGTCCGCTGACAGGTAGCTATGCCGTGATGTAAGAGTATGTATCTACGACGGCAAGATGCATCCTGTTGACTCAAATGAGATCTCTTTCCGTCTGGCAGGCCGCAACGCTTTCTCCGAAGCATTCCGCAATGCCAATCCTAAGGTACTTGAACCTATCTATGATGTGGAGGTTATGGTGCCGGGTGATGTGATGGGCGATGTGATGAGCGATCTTCAGGGACGTCGAGCCATAATCATGGGCATGGAAAGTGATAACGGTTTTGAGAAGATTATTGCTAAAGTTCCTCTCAAGGAAATGGGCAGTTACTCTACAGCTCTGTCATCGATCACAGGCGGGCGTTCGGCATTCACCATGAAGTTCGCATCCTATGAACTTGTTCCTTCCGATGTTCAGGACAAGCTTCTCAAGGAGTACGCCGAGAAGAGCCAGGCTGATGAATAGAATACTTAACGCTGGACACAGGATTAGTACAAACCTAATCATATATCAGATATAATTAAAGGTTAGATTTTTTCGTACAATCTTGCTGAAAAATCTCTCTTAACGTTCAGCAGTCTCAGCAATAATCAATCGGGACAGACCGGGTCAGTGGCGGTCTGTCCCGATATATTTATTATCTGTGCCTTATCTTTTATTCCGGATTGACAGGCACCATACTGTGGCATATGATACCACGGAGCATATGACCACAGGAAACATCATTCCATAATATCCGGTCATCTCCACTACAATGAACATTGACATGAGCGGAGCCTGGATTATTCCCGCCATAGTGCCCGCCATTGCTATAAGTGCGCAGTTGCCGAGAGGCAGTTGAAGCCCGAAAAGATGGTTGAGCAGTCCACCGAAAAAGAATCCTGCCATACACCCTGCAAAAAGGGTGGGGCAAAGTCTCCTGCCACACCGCCTCCGCTGTTAGTGGCTGCACATGCTACACCCTTCACAGCTGCAACCGCACCACACACTATCATCACAGTCTCAACAGTGGGCATTCCTTGCTTGTGCCAGAATGAGAATTCGGTCATTGTGTGCAGGTCTCCGTCGATAAGATTAGCCATTGTGGAATATCCCTCGCCATAGAGTGATGGGAACATAAATACAAGCACCGAAAGGATGCCGCCGGATACCAGGGCTCTTACCCATGGCGAGCGTAACTTTTCAAGTAGTGTGCCGGTCCATCCTGCCATCCGGTAATAGAATATCGAGTATACGCCGCAGAGCACACCCAGCACAATGATCCATCCGCTCATGTGAGGGTCGAAGTACTGAGGATGAGTCAATGGGACGTCGAGAGTGAATCCTGTGAGGCCATAGCTTGTCATACCGCCTATGACACATGCTATGGTCAGAGCTATCATCGATACAGTGGACATTGACATCCCCATGACTTCGAGCGTGAACATCATCCCTCCTATCGGTGCCTTGAATATGCCAGCGATTCCTGCTCCTGCGCCGCATCCTATGATTATCATCATCAGTCGAGGCGGTAGTCCCACCCATCGCCCAAGTTGGCTCGCGAGTGCTGCTCCGGTGGAGGCTATAGGACCTTCGGCTCCTGCTGACCCTCCGAATCCAAGGGTCAGTGTGGATGCCATTATCGGACCATAGGTATATGTGGCCGGGATATCACAGATTTTCTGTTTCACCATTGCATCGATCTTATCGAGACCATGCTCGATATTACGTCTGAAACCGTAGCGTTGGAGTGCCACTGTGAGTACGATTCCTGCGAGTGGCACAATGAGAAGTGCCCAGTTGACACCGACAATGCTGAAATGGTTGACAACCAGTATAGACAGCCATCTGATGATGGATTTAAGCAGAAATGCGCATCCACCAGTGATAAGTCCTACGAGTGCCGCAAGTACATACAGCGATACAGACGGAGGCAAAGATCCAAGCTGCCATTGCGGCTCGGCATATGTGTTGTCGCAGGTGTTGTTAGGGGTGTCGGTTGGCATGGTTGAAACGGTTGTTTCTAATAATAACGTACATGTGTGTTATTGAGTTTTGCATTTCCAACATTTGCATAATCGCCGGAATGTGTATAACTTTGTTTCCTGCAAGCTGTATGGGATGAGCCTTTTGGGCATTCCTACAGAAAATATAGATGAATTATGAATATTCTGATTACCATATGTGCGCGAGGGGGTCGAAAGGGATTCCCGGTAAGAATATAAAACCGGTTGGAGGAAAACCGTTGCTGGCATATTCTGTTGAGACGGCAAGGCGTTTTTCCGATCGTTTTGCCTCGCAAAAGGACTCGGATGGGAATAATGGTGTGGACACAGTGCTTTCCACCGACTCTGAAGCTATCAAGAGTGTGGCGCGGGAGTATGGACTTTCTACCGATTATGTACGTCCTGACTATCTTGCGAATGACACCTGTGGTAAGCCTGATGCCATCCGTGATGTGCTATGCTATGCTCAGGAACACTATGGCAGGAATTACGACTATGTGATAGATCTTGATGTGACGTCACCCATCCGTACGGTCGAAGATGTTGAGGCCTGTCTCAGGCTTATTATTGCCAATCCTGAAGCCAAGACGATATTTTCGGTTAATCCATGTGCCCGCAATCCTTATTTCAATCAGGTCCAGGAAGATGGGAATGGATATTGCCAAGTGGTGCTTGGAGGAAAATACACCACGCG harbors:
- a CDS encoding ROK family protein, which codes for MAKRYVVGIDIGGTHTVFGIVDTDGHIVACDKIMTGEYPELSDYISSLAKAVTEQISANGLEGQIEGIGIGAPAVNHNTGVIEGAVDLPWPSPIPLKEMMESATGLPVSATNDANAAAIGEQIYGAGRGLSDFIILTLGTGIGSGIVSDGHLVHGHRGLAGELGHTIIRPGGRQCSCGRKGCLETYASARGIVHTAIEMIAEFPDMKSVLSEIPPKDLCSADIGNAAANGDQLAIRVLKYTGEILGEACANFCAYSSPQAIVFFGGVTKAGDHLINPIRESLAKHILYIYKDQVEITTSQLPHNDAAVLGAAAAAW
- a CDS encoding acylneuraminate cytidylyltransferase family protein, which encodes MNYEYSDYHMCARGSKGIPGKNIKPVGGKPLLAYSVETARRFSDRFASQKDSDGNNGVDTVLSTDSEAIKSVAREYGLSTDYVRPDYLANDTCGKPDAIRDVLCYAQEHYGRNYDYVIDLDVTSPIRTVEDVEACLRLIIANPEAKTIFSVNPCARNPYFNQVQEDGNGYCQVVLGGKYTTRQSAPKVYDMNASIYVYRPEALMCEHPRAVTDKSLFYVMDHVCFDLDEPSDYDYLAYLIETGKIEL
- a CDS encoding IS4 family transposase; translation: MNQGKFVFSQVIEFIPRYWFDKLVKQYKGDWHVKNLTSYNHLLHLLFGQLTGCDSLRDICLCLEAHSKILYHLGFRNTVNHTSLSRANESRDYRIFEGLGFYLIGLVRPMYSKVQLSEITIDNVIYALDSTTISTSIKLAAWALGKYSKGAVKMHTLLDLRGSIPTNIHITDGKWHDSNELDMLTPEPFAFYVMDKAYVDFKALFKFHQSQAFWVSRPKENMKFTTIEQLAIPDTTPSIIEDSRIRVTGYKSCKLYPEDMRFVRVYDMDNDAIVDFISNNFEVSALEITNLYRHRWDIEVFFKWIKQNIVVKNLWGFSENAVKVHIWTAIIAYLTVARIKANYNSCYSITEVATLIRISALERVDLRWLMTKQDPSTNSDQNVKELSLFDDF
- a CDS encoding alpha-L-fucosidase, which encodes MKKILFSALAALALSATTAYAADKYIPSEEVKRSQKEFSADRFGIFIHWGIYSMFGQGEWYLNYGVKADEYAKAAKGFYPIDFNAEEWARAIKGSGAKYICFTSRHHDGFSMWDTKQSDYNIVKSTPFKRDIVKELSEACQKEDLKLHLYYSHIDWTRPDYPRGRTGLSTGRDSTYSDWDNYYKFMNAQLTELLTNYGPIRAIWFDGVWDHDQDTVPFDWQLGPQYEMIHRLQPACLVGNNHHITPFEGEDIQIFERDAPGENTAGLSGQEISRLPLETCQTMNGMWGYKVIDTNYKSTTELIRFLVKTAGLGANLLLNIGPQPNGELPATALDRLKDMGEWLSVNGETIYGTEGSPFAEQSWGTATRNGDRLFLHVIKPGTTEIIIPSDLKVKKAETFASRTPVETKKSKDGTILRMDATPDVPDHIIEVTIKK